In Anaerolineae bacterium, one DNA window encodes the following:
- a CDS encoding carbamoyltransferase — MDILGISAFYHDSAACLVQNGEIVAAAQEERFTRKKHDFAFPRNAINYCLKEGGLNGKNLDLVAFYDKPFIKFERILQTYLAYAPVGIKSFIKAMPLWVKQKLWMKEFIKKELGFEGKIIFPEHHESHAASAFFASPFQEAAFLTIDGVGEWATTSYGIGKDNNIKILSEIHFPHSLGLLYSAFTYYTGFKVNSGEYKLMGLAPYGEPEYKDLILSELMDLKEDGSFKMNMEYFNYCAGLTMTSKKFGKLFGGPPRKPESQLTQRDMDLARSVQDITEEVILRMVRHIHKETNQKNLCLAGGVALNCVGNGRILREGPFDKLWIQPAAGDAGGALGAALFVWHQYLGNQRCLDAGKGTQKTSYLGPEFENRYILEYLKNKAIPYEESSDEEIPERIADLIADQKVVGWFQGRMEFGPRALGSRSIIGDARSQKMQETMNLKIKFRESFRPFAPSILKEKASDFFEIDTESPYMLLVAPVKKEIRREMSKEEQRLFGLEKLHVSRSVIPAVTHVDYSARIQTVSMEDNPLYYKMIAKFDEKHGCPVIINTSFNVRGEPIVCTPEDAYLCFMRTNMDYLIMGNYLLEKKKQKPLDQDIDWQKEFELD; from the coding sequence ATGGATATCTTAGGAATCTCAGCATTTTATCATGACAGCGCCGCCTGTCTTGTGCAGAACGGTGAAATTGTCGCCGCAGCCCAGGAAGAACGCTTTACCCGCAAAAAACACGACTTTGCTTTTCCTCGTAACGCCATAAACTATTGTCTTAAAGAAGGTGGTTTGAATGGGAAAAACCTGGACCTTGTTGCCTTTTACGACAAGCCTTTTATCAAATTTGAACGTATTCTGCAGACCTACCTGGCTTATGCGCCGGTTGGAATTAAATCGTTCATCAAGGCAATGCCTTTATGGGTAAAGCAGAAATTATGGATGAAAGAGTTTATTAAAAAGGAACTTGGCTTTGAAGGAAAAATCATCTTTCCTGAACATCATGAGTCACATGCCGCAAGCGCATTTTTTGCGTCACCCTTTCAGGAAGCTGCTTTTCTTACCATAGACGGGGTAGGTGAATGGGCAACCACCAGTTATGGCATTGGCAAAGATAATAATATAAAAATCTTATCCGAGATTCATTTTCCACATTCTCTGGGTCTTCTCTATTCCGCCTTTACTTATTACACCGGTTTTAAAGTCAACTCCGGTGAATATAAGCTAATGGGATTGGCGCCATACGGTGAACCTGAATATAAAGACCTGATCCTTTCAGAGTTGATGGATCTTAAAGAGGATGGTTCTTTCAAAATGAACATGGAGTACTTTAATTACTGCGCCGGTCTTACGATGACCAGCAAAAAATTTGGGAAATTATTCGGAGGCCCTCCTCGAAAACCTGAATCACAATTGACCCAGCGGGATATGGACCTTGCCCGTTCAGTTCAGGATATAACTGAAGAAGTAATACTCCGGATGGTAAGACACATCCATAAAGAAACCAATCAGAAAAATCTTTGCCTTGCGGGTGGTGTGGCTTTGAATTGTGTCGGCAATGGAAGAATCTTGCGCGAAGGCCCATTTGACAAACTCTGGATACAGCCTGCCGCCGGTGATGCCGGAGGAGCGCTCGGAGCAGCCCTGTTTGTATGGCATCAGTATCTGGGGAATCAGAGATGTTTAGATGCGGGAAAGGGAACTCAAAAAACATCATACCTTGGGCCGGAATTTGAAAACAGATATATATTAGAATACCTGAAAAACAAGGCTATTCCTTACGAGGAATCATCTGATGAAGAAATTCCTGAAAGAATTGCTGATTTGATAGCAGATCAAAAGGTTGTTGGCTGGTTCCAGGGGCGGATGGAATTCGGCCCCAGGGCATTGGGGAGCCGTTCAATTATCGGAGATGCTCGCTCCCAGAAGATGCAGGAAACAATGAATCTGAAGATAAAATTCCGTGAAAGTTTCCGCCCCTTTGCACCTTCCATACTAAAAGAAAAGGCTTCCGACTTTTTTGAAATAGATACGGAAAGCCCTTATATGCTATTAGTAGCCCCGGTAAAAAAAGAAATTCGCAGGGAGATGTCAAAAGAAGAACAAAGACTCTTTGGCCTTGAAAAACTTCATGTTTCACGTTCTGTTATTCCGGCGGTAACACATGTTGATTACTCCGCCCGCATACAAACTGTAAGCATGGAAGACAATCCTTTATATTATAAAATGATCGCAAAATTCGACGAAAAACATGGATGCCCGGTAATCATAAACACATCATTTAACGTCAGGGGGGAGCCGATTGTATGCACCCCTGAAGACGCCTATCTGTGCTTTATGCGAACCAATATGGATTATCTTATTATGGGTAATTACCTGTTGGAAAAAAAGAAACAAAAGCCGCTGGATCAGGATATAGATTGGCAAAAGGAATTTGAGCTGGATTAG